A single genomic interval of Halorubrum aethiopicum harbors:
- a CDS encoding presenilin family intramembrane aspartyl protease PSH: MFPREYRGVAFAVGLFLVVQLGALALVPEFVESGYQPVEDPQDPTNSLVYIVAIVVMTGLMLAAFRYEFDWAIRLLIVGVSAWLSWYVFSAFAPPLLAAVPAVAVAVGLLVHPEWYVVDAAGVLMGAGAAGLFGISFGILPALVLLGFLAVYDAISVYGTEHMLSLAEGVMDLNIPVVLVIPLSLSYSLLDDDPGDGDEVDDEGVDAAIDDAETDDAETDDAEIDEEPTAADGDRDVADDVPDIEDRDAFFIGLGDAVIPAVMVASAATFSPAAALSVPLIGLNLPALFAMGGTLVGLLVLLRWVMKGRPHAGLPLLNGGAIGGYLVGSLLAGVSLVEALGLSVVF, from the coding sequence ATGTTCCCCCGCGAGTACCGCGGCGTCGCCTTCGCGGTCGGCCTCTTCCTCGTCGTCCAGCTGGGCGCGCTGGCGCTGGTCCCCGAGTTCGTCGAGAGCGGCTACCAGCCCGTCGAGGACCCGCAGGACCCGACGAACAGCCTGGTGTACATCGTCGCCATCGTCGTCATGACGGGACTGATGCTCGCGGCGTTCCGCTACGAGTTCGACTGGGCGATCCGGCTGCTCATCGTCGGCGTCTCCGCCTGGCTCTCGTGGTACGTCTTCTCGGCGTTCGCCCCGCCGCTTCTCGCCGCGGTCCCCGCGGTCGCGGTCGCGGTCGGCCTGCTCGTCCACCCCGAGTGGTACGTCGTCGACGCCGCCGGGGTGTTGATGGGCGCGGGGGCCGCCGGGCTGTTCGGGATCTCCTTCGGGATCTTGCCGGCGCTCGTTCTCCTCGGCTTCCTCGCCGTCTACGACGCGATATCGGTGTACGGCACCGAACACATGCTCTCGCTCGCGGAGGGCGTGATGGACCTCAACATCCCCGTCGTCCTCGTGATCCCCCTCTCGCTCTCCTACTCGCTTCTCGACGACGATCCCGGCGACGGCGACGAGGTCGACGACGAGGGGGTCGATGCCGCGATCGACGATGCCGAGACCGACGACGCCGAGACCGACGACGCCGAGATCGACGAAGAGCCCACTGCGGCCGACGGCGACCGCGACGTCGCCGACGACGTTCCCGACATCGAGGACCGCGACGCCTTCTTCATCGGGCTCGGGGACGCCGTGATCCCGGCGGTGATGGTCGCCAGCGCCGCCACCTTCTCGCCGGCCGCGGCGCTCTCGGTCCCGCTCATCGGACTCAACCTCCCGGCGCTGTTCGCGATGGGCGGCACGCTCGTCGGCCTGCTCGTCCTGTTGCGCTGGGTGATGAAGGGCCGCCCGCACGCCGGCTTACCCCTGCTCAACGGCGGGGCGATCGGCGGGTATCTGGTCGGGTCGCTCCTCGCGGGCGTCTCGCTGGTCGAGGCGCTCGGGCTGTCGGTCGTGTTCTGA
- a CDS encoding DUF7525 family protein, producing MTEGSIASDKGIGVTLALSAVAVVGAVVMYGHPTQYGKAWGFAAAFVFALLAVVAVQAFE from the coding sequence ATGACCGAGGGATCCATCGCGTCCGACAAGGGGATCGGCGTGACGCTCGCGCTGTCGGCCGTCGCGGTCGTCGGCGCGGTCGTGATGTACGGCCACCCGACACAGTACGGCAAGGCATGGGGGTTCGCGGCCGCGTTCGTCTTCGCGCTGTTGGCGGTCGTCGCCGTCCAGGCGTTCGAGTGA
- a CDS encoding PGF-CTERM sorting domain-containing protein — MHRLGSSPGVRAVVVALLAVSLLLCGPAAAAGVGPGAVGSTDAGAPAEPTGTFAFADDAASDGPTGSLGGSDGHADVGDEDTIGVRSELSATDETGTVAVTATAHLPDRVTGLEITLLTANDDAVEADGFEPVDGADGETWEWDGETERPSLTYAMDANVSVEESGPLATGGTYRFVDTGEWALVRTPRHRIAWSQTGQTQLRFARENVVDGEGVASQAMAFLGPYEERVHEGDDQRYRLIVPEAAAMEATPEEVFGAFEGASDALRVGGVDDEVVAIAAPTGEVTWAVRGLQTGDADLWVRDEEPAGTADDVWTHEYVHTRQAYDPEASAEWFTEASATYYAALFALERGATDFDDFQRTLARGERDPAASSVLADPATWRRNADYTKGSLVAGEIDRRIRLASDGRASLATVFRDLNDDSGPVTNRAFLDAVEAAAGESGDDEAAAAVREAAEGWVTTSAVPETWDRDAHAEAFGGTPARIGYAIADDGVRASGEYRNRTVDRDPVRLVTGESLALAVDVSNTGGVEGSYDLSLSVDGETVERRNGTLDADEATTERFDREFAEPGEYAVRVGSETLTVAVSEPADPLVREVTVDADRVTVGGSVTVTATVANDASIPAGSDLEFRVDGEPVGTEPVRLDAGGETTIEREVDVPASGDADVATVSVVGPVDEASTTVAVDRDAAADGSDDADGETDGAGDGETNGDDAGTGGPTDDGVPGFGPVAALVALLSLAGMAVQRGSR; from the coding sequence ATGCATCGGTTGGGGTCGTCTCCCGGCGTTCGCGCCGTCGTCGTCGCCTTGTTGGCCGTCTCGCTTCTCCTCTGTGGGCCCGCCGCCGCCGCGGGCGTCGGTCCGGGTGCCGTCGGATCGACCGACGCGGGGGCTCCCGCCGAGCCGACCGGAACGTTCGCGTTCGCGGACGACGCGGCTTCGGACGGCCCGACGGGATCGCTCGGCGGGTCGGACGGTCACGCCGACGTGGGCGACGAGGACACCATCGGCGTCCGGAGCGAGCTCTCCGCGACCGACGAGACCGGGACCGTCGCCGTCACCGCGACGGCGCACCTCCCGGACCGCGTCACCGGCCTCGAGATCACCCTCCTGACCGCGAACGACGACGCGGTCGAGGCGGACGGGTTCGAGCCCGTCGACGGCGCGGACGGGGAGACCTGGGAGTGGGACGGCGAGACCGAGCGCCCGTCGCTGACGTACGCGATGGACGCGAACGTCTCGGTCGAGGAGTCGGGACCGCTGGCCACGGGCGGCACCTACCGCTTCGTCGATACCGGGGAGTGGGCGCTCGTGCGGACGCCGCGGCACCGGATCGCGTGGTCACAGACGGGCCAGACGCAGCTCCGATTCGCCCGGGAGAACGTCGTCGACGGCGAGGGCGTCGCCTCCCAGGCGATGGCGTTTCTCGGACCGTACGAGGAACGCGTCCACGAGGGCGACGACCAGCGATACCGGCTGATCGTGCCCGAGGCGGCGGCGATGGAGGCGACGCCCGAGGAGGTCTTCGGCGCGTTCGAGGGAGCGAGCGACGCCCTCCGCGTGGGCGGCGTCGACGACGAGGTGGTCGCGATCGCGGCCCCCACCGGCGAGGTGACCTGGGCGGTTCGGGGGCTCCAGACCGGCGACGCCGACCTGTGGGTCCGCGACGAGGAGCCGGCCGGGACCGCCGACGACGTGTGGACCCACGAGTACGTCCACACGCGGCAGGCGTACGACCCGGAGGCGAGCGCGGAGTGGTTCACCGAGGCGAGCGCGACCTACTACGCCGCGCTGTTCGCGCTCGAGCGCGGCGCGACCGACTTCGACGACTTCCAGCGGACGCTGGCTCGCGGCGAGCGCGACCCCGCCGCCTCGTCGGTCCTCGCGGATCCGGCGACGTGGCGACGGAACGCCGACTACACCAAGGGGTCGCTCGTCGCCGGCGAGATCGACCGTCGGATCCGGCTGGCCAGCGACGGGCGGGCGTCGCTCGCGACCGTCTTCCGCGACCTCAACGACGACTCGGGCCCGGTCACGAACCGCGCGTTCCTCGACGCGGTCGAGGCGGCCGCCGGGGAGAGCGGCGACGACGAGGCGGCGGCCGCGGTCCGCGAGGCGGCCGAGGGCTGGGTCACGACGAGCGCGGTCCCGGAGACGTGGGACCGCGACGCCCACGCCGAGGCGTTCGGCGGGACCCCCGCGCGGATCGGGTACGCGATCGCCGACGACGGCGTCCGCGCGAGCGGCGAGTACCGGAACCGAACCGTCGACCGCGACCCGGTTCGGCTCGTCACCGGGGAGTCCCTCGCGCTCGCGGTCGACGTCTCCAACACCGGCGGCGTGGAGGGGAGCTACGACCTGTCGCTGTCGGTCGACGGCGAGACGGTCGAGCGCCGAAACGGAACCCTCGACGCCGACGAGGCGACGACGGAGCGGTTCGACCGCGAGTTCGCCGAGCCCGGCGAGTACGCGGTCCGGGTCGGCAGCGAGACGCTCACCGTCGCCGTCTCCGAACCCGCCGACCCGCTCGTCCGCGAGGTCACCGTCGACGCCGACCGCGTGACGGTCGGCGGGTCGGTGACCGTGACCGCGACCGTCGCCAACGACGCGTCGATCCCCGCGGGGTCGGACCTCGAGTTCCGGGTCGACGGCGAGCCGGTCGGGACGGAGCCGGTCCGCCTCGACGCCGGCGGCGAGACGACCATCGAGCGCGAGGTCGACGTTCCGGCGTCGGGCGACGCCGACGTCGCGACCGTGAGCGTCGTCGGCCCGGTCGACGAGGCCTCGACGACGGTGGCCGTCGACCGCGACGCCGCGGCCGACGGCTCGGACGACGCCGACGGCGAAACCGACGGTGCGGGGGACGGCGAGACGAACGGCGACGACGCCGGAACCGGCGGACCCACCGACGACGGCGTGCCCGGATTCGGCCCGGTCGCCGCGCTCGTCGCGCTGCTCTCGCTCGCCGGAATGGCGGTTCAGCGCGGGTCGCGGTGA
- a CDS encoding DUF7123 family protein has translation MTEYTEEERRILAYLTDSVTRGERYVRSKTIADAIGLTAKQVGSRLPRLAEKADDVEIEKWGRARSTTWRVSQG, from the coding sequence ATGACCGAGTACACCGAGGAGGAGCGGCGGATCCTCGCGTACCTCACGGACAGCGTCACCCGCGGCGAGCGATACGTCCGCTCGAAGACGATCGCCGACGCGATCGGTCTCACCGCCAAACAGGTCGGCTCTAGGCTCCCCCGGCTCGCCGAGAAGGCCGACGACGTCGAGATCGAGAAGTGGGGCCGCGCCCGCTCGACGACGTGGCGCGTGAGCCAGGGGTGA
- a CDS encoding phosphate signaling complex PhoU family protein, whose protein sequence is METRKVQRLGPSTLAMTLPAEWAQEHGVNKGDEVSLRMGGKGTLTVLPESVSSEESEAVINADGLDAQALERAVVAQYVLGRRVIHVRSEGTLDSEHINAVYKAETQLMGLGVIEETPEDISIRCSVDPEDFTLDNLLERLENTGSTMRGEAVKALAHGNADLAQRALNRERQANKIFVLLLRLIFTAYQNPNLARAVGLEEGFPLIGYRSVAKNLELTADNAEDIADIVMEADGHTLDVDKATMRQIREFTDQVDELTALAVRAVVERDYDLTVECRDLFARIEDREQEILAELPDDLDNEVLLMTREVLVSLQHTAEYAMRNAEIAANLALNEASDHVDIV, encoded by the coding sequence ATGGAAACGCGGAAGGTCCAGCGGCTGGGGCCGTCGACGCTGGCGATGACGCTCCCCGCCGAGTGGGCACAGGAACACGGCGTGAACAAGGGCGACGAGGTCTCCCTGCGGATGGGCGGGAAGGGCACGCTCACGGTGTTGCCCGAGTCGGTGAGCTCGGAGGAGTCGGAGGCGGTGATCAACGCGGACGGGCTCGACGCGCAGGCGCTCGAGCGGGCGGTCGTCGCCCAGTACGTGCTCGGTCGGCGGGTGATCCACGTCCGCAGCGAGGGGACCCTCGACAGCGAGCACATCAACGCGGTGTACAAAGCGGAGACGCAGCTCATGGGGCTCGGAGTCATCGAGGAGACGCCGGAGGACATCTCGATCCGGTGTTCCGTCGACCCCGAGGACTTCACGCTCGACAACCTGCTCGAGCGGCTGGAGAACACCGGCTCGACGATGCGCGGCGAGGCGGTCAAGGCGCTCGCGCACGGCAACGCCGACCTCGCCCAGCGCGCGCTCAACCGCGAGCGGCAGGCGAACAAGATCTTCGTGCTCCTGTTGCGGCTGATCTTCACCGCCTACCAAAACCCGAACCTCGCGCGCGCGGTCGGGCTCGAGGAGGGGTTCCCGCTCATCGGCTACCGCTCCGTCGCGAAGAACCTCGAGCTCACCGCCGACAACGCCGAGGACATCGCCGACATCGTGATGGAGGCGGACGGCCACACCCTCGACGTCGACAAGGCCACGATGCGGCAGATCCGCGAGTTCACGGACCAGGTCGACGAGCTGACCGCGCTGGCGGTCCGGGCGGTCGTCGAGCGCGACTACGACCTCACCGTCGAGTGTCGCGACCTCTTCGCCCGGATCGAGGACCGCGAACAGGAGATCCTCGCCGAGCTCCCCGACGACCTCGACAACGAGGTGTTGTTGATGACCCGCGAGGTGCTCGTCAGCCTCCAACACACCGCCGAGTACGCCATGCGGAACGCCGAGATCGCCGCGAACCTCGCGCTCAACGAGGCGTCCGACCACGTCGACATCGTCTGA
- a CDS encoding response regulator, with translation MTDRVLVVDDSAFQRTVVRDALEGPFEVVAEAENGAEAVELFEAHEPDAVSMDVVMPELTGIEATREITGRWPEAVVVMCTSVDQEEKLMEAVKAGADGYVTKPVDPDELVAELRNNVR, from the coding sequence ATGACCGATCGGGTGCTCGTCGTCGACGACTCCGCGTTCCAGCGGACCGTGGTTCGGGACGCGCTGGAGGGCCCCTTCGAGGTCGTCGCCGAGGCGGAGAACGGTGCGGAGGCCGTGGAGCTGTTCGAGGCACACGAGCCGGACGCCGTGTCGATGGACGTCGTGATGCCGGAGCTGACGGGGATCGAGGCGACCCGAGAGATAACGGGCCGATGGCCGGAGGCCGTGGTCGTGATGTGTACGAGCGTCGACCAGGAGGAGAAGCTGATGGAGGCGGTGAAGGCGGGCGCGGACGGCTACGTGACGAAGCCGGTGGACCCCGACGAGTTGGTCGCGGAGCTACGGAACAACGTCCGGTGA
- a CDS encoding CoxG family protein produces the protein MTVRVSRTFEFDAPAEEVWAFISDAEKRAGAISVVDTFEVHGDGRATWHVGLPIPMIRSTITVDTEEVERNPPNRVKFVGKSSAFRVTGEHVITETDGGCRLANEFVVEGKLPGVESFFKRNFDEELDNLEEALRRSLALDA, from the coding sequence ATGACCGTCCGAGTCTCCCGGACGTTCGAGTTCGACGCGCCCGCCGAGGAGGTGTGGGCGTTCATCTCGGACGCGGAGAAGCGCGCAGGAGCGATCAGCGTGGTCGACACCTTCGAGGTCCACGGCGACGGAAGGGCGACGTGGCACGTCGGGCTCCCGATCCCGATGATCCGGTCGACGATCACGGTCGACACCGAGGAGGTCGAACGCAACCCGCCGAACCGGGTGAAGTTCGTCGGGAAGTCGAGCGCGTTCCGAGTGACCGGCGAGCACGTCATCACGGAGACCGACGGCGGCTGTCGGCTCGCCAACGAGTTCGTCGTCGAGGGGAAGCTCCCCGGCGTCGAGTCCTTCTTCAAGCGCAACTTCGACGAGGAGCTCGACAACCTGGAGGAGGCGCTCCGTCGGTCGTTGGCGCTCGACGCCTGA